TCAACAAGGGAGAAATGGCCGTGATCAAACCTTCCGGACTGGGGTTTGAATTCAAAGACTGGCCGGCCATGGATGCAGGGTTTGAAATAACCGGCTCCACCGGAACCACCATCGATGAAACCTGGGAAATGCCCTGGGGGGAACAACAGTCTGTCAGAAACAACTGTAATGAACTTGTCGTAAATTTTGAAGAATCCGGCGAACCAGGCAGGAAATTAAACCTCATCTTTCGGGCTTATGACGATGGGGTGGCTTTCCGTTATGAGATCCCTCAACCCGAAGGCATGGACTCTGTCATCATCATGGATGAGAACACGGCCTTCCAGCTTACCGGCAACCACAAATGCTGGTGGATTCCCGGCGATTGGGACATCTATGAACATTTGTACAACACCACAGATTTTTCAGGTATCGATGCCATCAGCAAACGCAACCACCCTAACCTGGCCCAGACGTATATTCCCGAAAATGCAGTCAACACACCGGTAACGATGAAAACGGCTGACGGGCTGTACCTGTCCTTCCACGAAGCCAACCTGACCAATTATTCGGGCATGACGCTCAAAGTGGACCCTGAACATTTTAAAATGACCAGCGAACTGGTAGGCTCCGACATCACGGGGTACAAGGCCAAAGTGCCCCTGCCATTCAAAACACCCTGGCGGACCATCCAGATCTCTGAAAAAGCAGCTGACCTCATCAATTCCAAACTGATCCTCAACGTAAACGAACCCAACAAACTGGGGGATGTTTCCTGGTTTAAACCCAAAAAGTACGTCGGCATCTGGTGGGAAATGCACCTTGGCAAATCCAGTTGGGATATGGCGAGTGGCAAACATGGTGCCACCACCCAGAATGCCAAAAGCTTCATCGACTTCGCCGCGGCAAACAACATAGGCGGCCTGTTGGTGGAAGGCTGGAACACCGGCTGGGAACACTGGATCGGTTTTGAAGACCGGGAAGGCGTTTTTGATTTCGTCACTCCATACCCGGATTACGACCTGGAGGAAGTGGTGCGTTATGCCAATGAAAAAGGAGTGGAGATCATCATGCACCACGAAACATCTGCCGCGCCGAGGACTTACGACCTGCAGATGGATACGGCTTACGCCCTGATGCAAAAACTGGGCATCCACAGCGTAAAAACCGGTTACGTAGGAAAAATCATTCCAAAGGGAGAATACCACCACGGGCAATGGATGGTCAACCATTACCGCCGGGCCATTGAAACCGCTGCCAAATACGATGTGGCCGTCAATGCCCACGAGCCCATTAAGGATACCGGTATCCGCAGAACCTACCCCAATGCCATTTCCCGGGAAGGCTTGCGCGGACAGGAATTCAATGCCTGGGCAACCGATGGAGGCAATCCTCCCGAACACCTGCCTATCATAGCCTTTACCCGAATGCTTGCCGGACCTATCGATTATACGCCCGGGATTTTCAAAATTAAATTGGCTCCTTACAAACCCGACAACCAGGTCAACACCACGCTGGCTCAGCAACTGGCCTTGTATGTAGTCATCTACAGTCCCATCCAAATGGCGGCCGACCTCATCGAGCATTATGAAGGTCAGCCCGGCCTTCAATTCATCCGCGACGTGGGTGTCGATTGGGAAACGTCCATCGCCCTCGACGGAGAGCCTGGTGATTTTGTGACCATCGCCCGCAAGGAAAAAGGCACCGGCAACTGGTTCCTCGGAAGCATCACGGACGAAAATCCGCGGCAGGAATCCATCGTCCTTGACTTCCTGGATAAAGACAAAAAATACACTGCCCGGATCTATGCCGATGGCGACAATGCCCACTGGGACAACAATCCAACCGACCTGAAGATTACCGAAATGGAGGTGGATGCGACGACTGTGCTGGATGTGAAACTGGCTGCCGGCGGGGGAGTGGCGGTGAGTATTTTGGTGAAGTAAATAGAAAAATTTAACCGCGGAGTGCGCTAAGAATTCATTGCGAACTCCGCGCCTCCTTTGCGCCCTCCGCGGTTAAACAAACCTCCCGTCTCTAAACTTTACCGTGCAAAAAGTACTTCTCCCATAAGAAAGTGTAATTTTTACACGAAATGTGCCTTTGGTAACCTTTTTAGTTTTTATATTTGTTTCCAATCTATACCAAAGTATCAAAATCAAAAGACATGAAAAAACTCAGTTTACTCCTACTGATTTTATTGAACCTCACCTTTCT
This sequence is a window from Lewinellaceae bacterium. Protein-coding genes within it:
- a CDS encoding glycoside hydrolase family 97 protein; translation: MRFQSLTLLTILGLFISGCGKKGDSETPATRITSPNGSIAIAVSLDSAGHILYAVNKGEMAVIKPSGLGFEFKDWPAMDAGFEITGSTGTTIDETWEMPWGEQQSVRNNCNELVVNFEESGEPGRKLNLIFRAYDDGVAFRYEIPQPEGMDSVIIMDENTAFQLTGNHKCWWIPGDWDIYEHLYNTTDFSGIDAISKRNHPNLAQTYIPENAVNTPVTMKTADGLYLSFHEANLTNYSGMTLKVDPEHFKMTSELVGSDITGYKAKVPLPFKTPWRTIQISEKAADLINSKLILNVNEPNKLGDVSWFKPKKYVGIWWEMHLGKSSWDMASGKHGATTQNAKSFIDFAAANNIGGLLVEGWNTGWEHWIGFEDREGVFDFVTPYPDYDLEEVVRYANEKGVEIIMHHETSAAPRTYDLQMDTAYALMQKLGIHSVKTGYVGKIIPKGEYHHGQWMVNHYRRAIETAAKYDVAVNAHEPIKDTGIRRTYPNAISREGLRGQEFNAWATDGGNPPEHLPIIAFTRMLAGPIDYTPGIFKIKLAPYKPDNQVNTTLAQQLALYVVIYSPIQMAADLIEHYEGQPGLQFIRDVGVDWETSIALDGEPGDFVTIARKEKGTGNWFLGSITDENPRQESIVLDFLDKDKKYTARIYADGDNAHWDNNPTDLKITEMEVDATTVLDVKLAAGGGVAVSILVK